One genomic region from Spirosoma sp. KCTC 42546 encodes:
- a CDS encoding PQQ-binding-like beta-propeller repeat protein, translated as MRYLFVVASLLFVTTRLVHTPALPDTNWTEYNGDGARSHYSPLIQLNTDNVQQLKVAWTYASGGADTVGNRTQMQCNPIVIAGILYGVSANTQAFALNAATGQELWRTKLTDNGGTTSRGVTYWADGADQRILFGAGKWLYALDARTGKLIDSFGQDGRIDLKEGIERPGGDNYVQPNTPNTIYKNLIIVGARLSEGETALLGDVRAYDVRTGQKVWTFHTIPQPGEFGYDTWAPANPRERLGGANAWAGMAIDRERGIVYIPTGSAAYDFYGGNRKGNNLFANCLLALNANTGKRLWHFQFVHHDIWDRDPPAPPNLLTVVQNGPDGRPRRIDAVAQTTKQGHVFVFDRVKGKPLFPVVEKAFSAAAVAGEFPSRTQPIPLKPAPFTKQTFTEKDINPWASNRDEIVATLRKAHTGSPYIPLTSDMTIFFPGTDGGAQWGGSATDPEGIIYIPAKQNPCFSTLIRKEQPIGNASVTGAQLYSLRCAACHGADRRGNHDGSYPSLLGLETRLSADAVHQVLLKGRGMMPSFSHLPEAERKAIVDFLFNKGNTAQTVSTQKAGLPYQHTGYNRWYDSKGYPVSAPPWGTLTAIDLNTGEHRWQVPLGEYKELTAQGIPPTGTDNYGGPLVTGSGLLFIAASKDEQLRAIDKKTGKIRWQTQLPAAGYATPSTYSVGGKQYVVIACGGGKLNTKSGDKYVAFALP; from the coding sequence ATGAGATACCTGTTTGTCGTAGCCTCTCTGCTGTTTGTCACGACCCGTCTTGTTCATACGCCCGCGCTGCCCGATACCAACTGGACAGAGTACAATGGAGATGGTGCTCGCAGTCATTATTCACCCCTGATACAACTAAACACGGATAACGTACAGCAGCTAAAGGTGGCCTGGACTTATGCGTCGGGTGGAGCCGATACGGTGGGGAATCGAACCCAAATGCAGTGCAACCCAATTGTTATTGCAGGTATTTTGTACGGTGTATCCGCAAATACGCAGGCCTTTGCATTGAATGCGGCAACCGGGCAGGAGCTATGGCGAACGAAATTGACCGACAATGGCGGAACTACCAGCCGGGGCGTAACCTACTGGGCCGATGGGGCTGACCAGCGAATTCTATTTGGAGCGGGTAAATGGCTGTACGCACTTGATGCCCGCACGGGTAAACTCATCGACAGCTTCGGGCAGGACGGGCGAATTGATTTGAAAGAAGGCATCGAACGACCGGGTGGCGATAATTACGTACAGCCCAACACGCCCAATACTATCTACAAAAACCTGATCATTGTTGGGGCACGTCTGTCCGAAGGTGAAACGGCTTTGCTCGGTGATGTGCGGGCCTATGATGTACGTACAGGCCAGAAAGTCTGGACATTTCATACCATTCCGCAACCCGGCGAGTTTGGCTACGATACCTGGGCTCCGGCTAACCCGCGTGAACGCCTGGGTGGGGCCAACGCCTGGGCAGGGATGGCCATCGACCGGGAACGAGGCATTGTGTACATACCAACAGGCTCAGCCGCTTATGATTTTTACGGCGGTAATCGGAAAGGGAATAACCTGTTTGCCAACTGTTTACTAGCGCTGAATGCCAACACAGGTAAACGGCTCTGGCATTTTCAGTTCGTGCACCACGACATCTGGGATCGGGACCCACCGGCTCCCCCCAATTTGCTGACGGTTGTACAGAATGGCCCCGACGGTCGGCCACGGCGGATTGATGCCGTAGCACAAACAACTAAACAGGGCCATGTTTTTGTCTTTGATCGGGTAAAGGGAAAGCCGTTATTCCCTGTTGTCGAGAAAGCGTTTTCGGCGGCTGCTGTGGCGGGTGAGTTCCCGAGTCGGACGCAGCCCATTCCCCTAAAACCGGCCCCGTTTACAAAGCAGACGTTCACTGAAAAAGACATCAATCCCTGGGCATCCAATCGGGATGAAATCGTGGCTACCCTACGAAAAGCCCATACAGGTAGCCCCTACATACCCCTGACGTCAGACATGACCATCTTTTTTCCGGGCACCGATGGGGGAGCGCAATGGGGTGGTTCGGCGACTGACCCGGAGGGTATCATCTATATTCCTGCAAAACAAAATCCCTGTTTTTCTACCCTGATCCGTAAAGAACAGCCGATTGGCAATGCGAGCGTGACGGGGGCTCAATTATATAGCTTACGGTGTGCGGCCTGTCATGGTGCCGACCGCCGGGGAAATCATGATGGTTCGTATCCATCGTTACTGGGTCTGGAAACTAGACTCTCTGCCGATGCGGTTCATCAGGTCCTCTTGAAAGGCCGGGGTATGATGCCGTCGTTTTCGCACCTGCCCGAAGCCGAACGGAAAGCGATCGTTGATTTTCTGTTCAATAAGGGCAATACGGCACAAACGGTGAGCACCCAAAAAGCGGGTTTGCCTTACCAGCACACAGGCTACAACCGCTGGTACGACAGTAAAGGCTACCCTGTGAGTGCGCCACCCTGGGGTACACTCACAGCTATTGACCTCAATACGGGCGAACATCGGTGGCAGGTGCCATTGGGCGAATACAAAGAATTAACTGCCCAGGGCATTCCGCCTACGGGAACCGATAATTACGGCGGGCCACTTGTAACGGGCAGCGGATTACTGTTTATTGCGGCCAGTAAAGACGAGCAACTTCGGGCAATCGACAAAAAAACGGGTAAAATCCGGTGGCAAACTCAGTTGCCCGCAGCAGGCTATGCTACACCCAGTACCTATTCGGTTGGTGGAAAACAGTACGTAGTTATTGCGTGTGGGGGCGGAAAACTCAACACCAAATCAGGAGATAAGTACGTTGCCTTTGCTTTACCTTAA
- a CDS encoding cold-shock protein — translation MQTGTVKFFNETKGFGFINPDDGGEDIFVHASGLTDQIRENDKVKFTVERGKKGLNAVNVEMA, via the coding sequence ATGCAAACAGGAACTGTAAAATTTTTTAATGAGACCAAAGGATTTGGCTTCATTAACCCCGATGACGGTGGTGAAGACATCTTTGTCCATGCCTCAGGTCTTACTGATCAAATCCGTGAGAACGACAAAGTGAAATTCACTGTTGAGCGCGGTAAGAAGGGCTTAAATGCCGTAAACGTCGAAATGGCTTAA
- a CDS encoding response regulator has product MRFLYLLFVILPCTLLAQQTQSSEKGWQELTISDGLSQGMIFDLKQDRKGFIWVATKDGLNRYDGYTFTVFTHDPYNKYSLSSNACSTLLVDRHGRLWIGTLNRGLNLYDDRTQRFYHIDMSDPASPDAGNYEISLLAEDPDGNIWVGTSQNKLVKITLSDSLRNGFPQQADAMPQVRFSRFSFPLDGASSGSAPVRISFHDDGQVVVSAARDLYTLSWRQPQPASYSQIKRFGSLATLFKATPDGQQPDYWFGFSTDTLVGWQQAKRKAIKLPPTKNFNLYLEAMDNGTVAVATPDFLWLMSPAQLYAQDSLSVRNAFAVMPPNLFGVTKLLIDRTGNIWVGTAGYGLRKFSPRIKQFKAYLPNISLSYLFQDQQGQTYVRSQFDYGRLDRSNNRWISFLNKSRSAQADRPGYLMQDHQGFFWTALVSSQRNSALHQLVKYSTNWQRLKTYLLPPGTAFGLYGNQIREDKAGYLWIGAMNGKLLQFNPTTERFTVFSYQHLLPRQAAEVETYSLYFDRAGTGWIGTQSGLIRADHPQTKPTFSIYKNDITKRESLSNDFVSSTIDDPDRPGNYLWVSTKGGGLERLDKQTGQFRHFTEAQGLPNKVVYGILADEFNNLWMSTNRGLAQFNPRTFRFRNYTKADGLQDDEFNTGSFLKTASGELLFGGVNGLTAFQPKDVAATTAGSTPPVQIIGLKINNEAVAVGASDGILPESIEQTQRLDLSYTQNLVTLEFSVMDYANSAKNQYRYRLEGIDQNWVEAGTNRFANYAQLPDGNYTLHVMGSTDGQVWSKPVDLQIRVHPPFYRSWWAYLLYILGSIVIIWQLYQFQKQRWLLQQQVAFEQKEASRLAELDALKTQFFTNISHEFRTPLTLILGPLTALKEQLRTENVVTLTASVVNLMEQNSNRLLRLINQLLDLSKLSAGQLQPTLETGDMATFFRTLASSFSSLAESRQIRFSFSQQYAHFQTSFDHDKIEKIVTNLLSNAFKFTPAGKQVHLHVDYPSPSSTGELVISVEDTGIGIAPANLATIFERFYQVKANRIGGPQTYEGTGIGLSLVSELVKILGGTITVSSTEGVGTNFKVRLPLAGIEQQSVADGFEMMETAEPSDNLPVVLTDTTLPTPATDNILLIIDDNADIRAYVRTVFESDYNIIEAEDGLDGLEKATASLPNVIICDLMMPQLDGFGFCKALKAQEVTSHIPVIMLTAKARVEDRIEGFELGADDYLTKPFNPAELRVRANNLIQQRERLYHWFSHQAPTNSEPPATSTTTGVTPDLPPADQRFLDRLSAIVNQNLSDPAFNVEALAEAANLSRTQLNRKLRAIADTSPTNFIREIRLTKATELLLEGEESVTQIAYAVGFDNPSYFTKVFQERYHTLPSQYSRTVTGRAVKDEPPLTA; this is encoded by the coding sequence ATGCGTTTCCTCTACTTACTCTTCGTTATTTTACCGTGTACACTGCTTGCCCAACAAACCCAGTCGTCGGAAAAAGGCTGGCAGGAGCTAACTATTTCTGATGGGCTTTCGCAGGGAATGATCTTTGATCTTAAGCAAGACAGGAAAGGATTTATCTGGGTAGCCACAAAGGACGGACTGAATCGCTATGATGGCTATACTTTCACCGTTTTCACACACGATCCCTATAACAAATACAGTCTGTCGTCTAACGCGTGTTCGACCTTACTGGTTGATCGTCATGGGCGGTTATGGATAGGAACGCTAAACCGGGGGCTCAATTTATATGATGACCGAACCCAACGGTTCTACCATATCGACATGAGTGATCCGGCCTCTCCTGACGCGGGAAATTATGAGATTAGTTTACTGGCAGAAGATCCAGACGGCAACATCTGGGTTGGTACCAGTCAGAACAAACTCGTTAAAATTACCTTATCTGATTCGCTAAGAAACGGCTTTCCCCAGCAGGCTGATGCTATGCCCCAGGTTCGGTTCAGCCGATTTTCATTTCCGTTAGATGGAGCCAGCAGTGGCAGTGCACCCGTACGAATCAGCTTTCATGACGATGGCCAAGTGGTGGTTAGTGCAGCCCGAGACCTATACACACTAAGCTGGCGACAGCCTCAACCTGCCAGCTATTCGCAAATCAAACGCTTTGGCTCATTGGCCACTCTGTTCAAGGCAACCCCAGACGGGCAACAGCCCGATTATTGGTTTGGGTTTAGTACCGATACACTTGTTGGCTGGCAGCAGGCCAAACGAAAAGCGATTAAGTTGCCGCCTACTAAAAACTTCAATTTGTATCTGGAAGCAATGGATAACGGTACGGTAGCGGTGGCAACGCCAGACTTTTTATGGCTTATGTCGCCCGCTCAGCTCTATGCACAGGATAGTCTATCGGTACGTAACGCTTTTGCCGTTATGCCACCGAACCTGTTTGGCGTAACGAAACTCCTCATTGACCGAACCGGGAACATATGGGTAGGTACAGCGGGCTATGGACTGCGTAAATTCAGTCCCCGTATCAAGCAGTTTAAAGCCTACCTGCCCAACATCTCCCTTTCGTACTTATTTCAGGATCAACAGGGGCAGACCTATGTGCGGAGTCAGTTCGACTATGGCCGTTTAGACCGTTCCAACAATCGCTGGATATCGTTTCTGAATAAAAGCCGATCGGCTCAGGCCGATCGACCAGGTTACCTCATGCAGGACCATCAGGGTTTTTTCTGGACTGCCCTCGTTAGCTCTCAGCGCAACTCAGCTCTCCATCAGCTAGTTAAGTATTCAACGAATTGGCAACGGCTCAAGACCTATCTCTTACCGCCCGGCACTGCCTTCGGTTTATATGGCAATCAGATTCGGGAAGACAAAGCCGGGTATCTCTGGATCGGGGCTATGAATGGCAAACTCCTCCAGTTCAACCCGACTACCGAACGCTTTACCGTATTTTCTTACCAGCATCTGCTGCCCCGGCAGGCTGCCGAAGTCGAAACCTACTCGCTGTATTTCGATAGAGCCGGTACGGGCTGGATTGGCACCCAGAGTGGCCTTATCCGGGCTGATCATCCGCAAACAAAACCCACCTTTTCGATCTATAAAAACGATATCACTAAACGCGAAAGCCTGAGCAACGATTTTGTATCGAGCACTATCGACGACCCTGATCGGCCGGGCAACTACCTCTGGGTAAGTACAAAAGGGGGTGGACTGGAACGACTCGATAAACAGACCGGGCAGTTCCGGCACTTTACCGAAGCCCAGGGCTTGCCCAACAAAGTGGTCTACGGAATCCTGGCCGATGAGTTTAACAATCTCTGGATGAGCACCAACCGGGGTCTGGCACAGTTTAATCCCCGTACGTTCCGGTTTCGTAATTACACCAAGGCCGATGGGCTTCAGGATGATGAATTTAATACGGGTTCGTTTCTTAAAACTGCATCGGGCGAACTACTCTTTGGGGGCGTAAACGGGCTAACCGCGTTTCAACCTAAAGACGTGGCGGCTACAACTGCCGGATCGACTCCCCCAGTTCAGATCATTGGGCTAAAAATCAATAACGAAGCTGTTGCCGTGGGAGCCTCAGATGGCATCTTGCCAGAAAGTATAGAGCAAACACAGCGGCTTGATTTGTCGTATACGCAAAATCTGGTAACCCTGGAATTTTCGGTAATGGATTATGCCAATTCGGCCAAAAATCAATATCGATATCGGCTGGAGGGTATTGACCAGAACTGGGTGGAAGCCGGTACAAACCGATTTGCGAACTATGCCCAATTGCCTGATGGTAACTACACCCTGCATGTGATGGGCTCGACCGATGGTCAGGTATGGAGTAAGCCCGTCGACTTGCAGATCCGGGTACATCCGCCATTTTACCGTAGTTGGTGGGCCTATTTGCTGTATATACTTGGGTCGATTGTCATTATCTGGCAGCTATACCAGTTCCAGAAACAACGGTGGTTGTTGCAGCAGCAGGTGGCTTTTGAGCAGAAAGAAGCCAGCCGATTGGCGGAACTCGATGCACTGAAAACGCAATTTTTTACGAACATTTCCCACGAATTTCGCACACCCCTTACGTTGATTCTGGGTCCGCTGACTGCGCTGAAAGAACAGCTTCGGACGGAAAATGTGGTCACGTTAACCGCATCGGTTGTGAATTTAATGGAACAGAACAGTAATCGGCTACTCCGCCTGATCAACCAACTCCTGGATCTGAGTAAACTATCGGCGGGTCAACTTCAGCCGACACTGGAAACTGGCGACATGGCTACGTTCTTTCGAACCCTGGCCAGTTCGTTTAGCTCGCTGGCCGAGAGTCGACAAATCCGGTTCTCGTTCTCTCAGCAATATGCCCATTTTCAAACTAGTTTCGATCATGACAAAATCGAAAAAATAGTAACCAACCTACTCTCAAACGCGTTCAAATTCACCCCAGCGGGGAAGCAGGTCCATTTGCATGTCGACTATCCTTCCCCGTCCTCAACCGGTGAATTAGTCATTTCGGTAGAGGATACGGGTATTGGTATTGCCCCAGCGAATCTAGCGACCATTTTCGAGCGGTTTTATCAGGTTAAAGCGAACCGCATCGGCGGACCGCAGACCTATGAAGGCACAGGTATCGGATTATCACTGGTTAGCGAGTTGGTAAAGATACTTGGGGGTACAATCACCGTGTCTAGCACAGAGGGAGTAGGCACGAACTTCAAGGTTCGCCTACCACTGGCAGGTATCGAACAACAATCGGTAGCAGATGGCTTCGAGATGATGGAAACGGCAGAACCTAGCGATAACCTCCCGGTAGTTTTGACCGATACGACTTTACCAACCCCAGCGACCGATAACATTCTGCTCATTATTGATGATAATGCCGACATCCGAGCTTACGTGCGGACTGTGTTCGAATCGGACTACAACATCATTGAAGCCGAAGATGGACTGGACGGCCTGGAAAAAGCGACGGCTAGTTTACCTAACGTAATCATCTGCGATCTGATGATGCCCCAACTTGATGGATTTGGCTTTTGTAAAGCACTGAAAGCACAGGAAGTCACCAGTCACATTCCGGTGATCATGTTGACGGCTAAGGCAAGGGTAGAAGATCGAATTGAGGGTTTCGAGCTAGGGGCTGATGACTACCTGACCAAACCCTTCAACCCGGCCGAACTACGGGTGCGGGCAAACAACCTGATTCAACAGCGCGAACGACTGTATCACTGGTTTAGCCATCAGGCTCCCACTAACAGCGAGCCGCCTGCAACCTCAACAACCACCGGGGTAACACCAGACCTGCCCCCTGCCGACCAGAGATTCCTCGACCGGCTGTCGGCTATTGTTAACCAAAACCTGAGTGACCCGGCGTTTAATGTAGAAGCTTTGGCCGAGGCTGCTAACCTGAGTCGCACGCAGCTTAACCGGAAACTGAGAGCTATAGCCGACACCAGCCCAACTAACTTTATTCGGGAGATACGGCTGACTAAAGCGACCGAATTATTACTTGAGGGTGAGGAGAGCGTAACGCAAATAGCCTACGCCGTCGGGTTTGATAACCCATCCTACTTTACCAAAGTATTTCAGGAACGCTACCACACATTACCCTCGCAGTATAGTCGAACCGTAACCGGACGAGCTGTAAAAGACGAGCCACCACTCACTGCCTAA